One part of the Truepera radiovictrix DSM 17093 genome encodes these proteins:
- a CDS encoding sensor histidine kinase, which yields MTLRARLSLLVTLALLLGLFLSGTLAYVLFVQQQQAQLSELLLRDLERVQLLVGQGFSAVGARLVEDRGAFTLQFVGPENQVVLGGGEALPAADWPVTVVRDERIYLAASTPWILGAQEAGTIRLALDITDAVASRRNLLRSLLVSGAVIALVATVLNLALLNRALAPLARLAAAARRVDPASPAPIPYRGPHDEVANVAQALNRALRGIRKRQQAERASLAEIAHELAAPLTLVAGHLESLVAAHPQDPQLEAARGAAKELLYTSKDLLTLSRGELERPLDLQVLDLSAVVRRIAREYPGVALGALPAAEVAGSPERLAQLTRNLVRNAVQAAGAEGVTLELTAGADEVVLTVADRGPGVPPEELPHLFERFYTRRKQGGVGVGLSVAQQIVQQHGGRIAVASEVGVGTTFTVSLPSLGAQLEGGDDPTEDAVAPGELVTDG from the coding sequence ATGACACTGCGCGCGCGCCTCAGCCTCTTGGTCACGCTGGCGCTGCTGCTGGGCCTCTTTTTGTCGGGTACGCTCGCCTACGTGCTCTTCGTGCAGCAGCAGCAGGCGCAGCTCAGCGAGCTGCTCTTGCGCGACCTCGAGCGGGTGCAGCTCCTCGTGGGGCAGGGCTTCTCCGCCGTCGGCGCCCGCCTCGTCGAGGACCGCGGCGCGTTTACCCTGCAGTTCGTCGGCCCCGAGAACCAGGTCGTGCTGGGCGGGGGGGAGGCGCTCCCCGCGGCCGACTGGCCGGTAACGGTCGTGCGCGACGAGCGCATCTACCTCGCCGCTTCGACCCCCTGGATTCTGGGGGCGCAGGAAGCGGGTACCATCCGCCTCGCGCTCGACATCACCGACGCGGTGGCCTCGCGGCGCAACCTCCTGCGCAGCTTGTTGGTGAGCGGCGCGGTGATCGCCCTGGTCGCGACGGTGCTCAACCTCGCCCTGCTTAACCGCGCGCTCGCGCCGCTCGCGCGCCTCGCGGCGGCGGCGCGGCGCGTCGACCCCGCTTCACCCGCCCCCATCCCCTACCGCGGCCCTCACGACGAGGTCGCCAACGTGGCCCAAGCGCTTAACCGCGCGCTCCGCGGCATCCGCAAGCGGCAGCAGGCCGAGCGGGCGTCCTTGGCCGAAATCGCCCACGAGCTCGCGGCGCCGCTCACGCTCGTCGCGGGGCACCTCGAGTCGCTCGTCGCCGCGCACCCCCAAGACCCGCAGCTCGAGGCGGCGCGCGGCGCGGCCAAAGAGCTGCTCTACACCTCCAAAGACCTCCTGACGCTTTCGCGCGGCGAGCTCGAGCGGCCGCTCGACCTGCAGGTGCTCGACCTCAGCGCCGTGGTGCGGCGCATCGCGCGCGAGTACCCGGGGGTCGCGCTCGGCGCGCTCCCCGCCGCCGAGGTCGCGGGCAGCCCCGAAAGGCTCGCGCAGCTCACCCGCAACCTCGTGCGCAACGCCGTGCAGGCGGCCGGCGCCGAAGGGGTGACGCTGGAGCTCACCGCGGGCGCCGACGAGGTCGTGTTGACGGTCGCCGACCGCGGCCCCGGCGTCCCCCCCGAGGAGCTGCCGCACCTCTTCGAGCGCTTCTACACCCGCCGCAAACAGGGTGGGGTGGGGGTAGGGCTCAGCGTCGCCCAGCAGATCGTGCAGCAGCACGGCGGCCGCATCGCGGTGGCCTCGGAGGTGGGGGTGGGGACGACCTTTACGGTGTCGCTGCCGAGCTTGGGGGCGCAGCTCGAAGGGGGCGATGACCCCACCGAGGATGCGGTCGCGCCAGGCGAACTGGTGACCGACGGCTAG
- a CDS encoding DUF5872 domain-containing protein, whose amino-acid sequence MASTSKTSDDYDERYTDPELRRRLKEELRASDKGGKPGTWSARKSQLLVHEYEKQGGGYRGGKGAAAKSLERWTDENWTTQDGGATARQEGGPTKRYLPQRAWELLSEEEKREAERTKAAGDRRGEQYVANTLAAKEAKRKAGAGPSKKALYEEARRRGVRGRSKMSKAELERALAA is encoded by the coding sequence ATGGCCTCTACCTCCAAAACGTCCGACGACTACGACGAGCGCTACACCGACCCCGAGCTGCGGCGGCGCCTCAAAGAGGAGCTTCGCGCCTCCGACAAAGGCGGCAAACCCGGCACCTGGTCGGCGCGCAAAAGCCAGCTGCTCGTTCACGAGTACGAAAAGCAGGGTGGCGGTTACAGGGGCGGCAAGGGTGCAGCGGCAAAGTCGCTCGAGCGCTGGACGGACGAGAACTGGACCACGCAAGACGGGGGCGCGACCGCGCGGCAAGAGGGCGGCCCGACCAAGCGCTACTTGCCGCAGCGCGCCTGGGAGCTTCTAAGCGAGGAGGAAAAGCGCGAGGCCGAACGCACGAAAGCGGCGGGCGACCGGCGGGGGGAGCAGTACGTTGCGAACACCCTGGCGGCCAAAGAGGCGAAGCGGAAAGCGGGGGCGGGCCCCTCGAAAAAAGCCCTTTACGAGGAGGCGCGGCGGCGCGGCGTGCGCGGCCGCAGCAAGATGAGTAAAGCCGAGCTCGAGCGCGCCCTAGCGGCTTAG
- the recA gene encoding recombinase RecA — MSQVDPQPDPQRTALDPARRRSLESTLSQIEKQFGKGAIMRLGDDRSLLDQGVIPTGSMSVDLALGVGGVPRGRIIEIYGPESGGKTTLSLHVIAEAQRLGGVAAFVDAEHALDPTYAKALGVDTDELLVSQPDTGEQALEITELLVRSGAVDVVVVDSVAALVPRAEIEGEMGDAHVGLQARLMSQALRKLTGALAKSRTTAIFINQIREKIGVMYGNPETTPGGRALKFYASVRLEVRRKGDVKSGADKVGNQVRVKVTKNKVAPPFKEAEVEILFGKGIDKLGDLITIATDLDLIQKSGSFYKYDGVTIGQGKEKAASYLLDNPHLIDALRQRVVAAVRGGAATPSLADAEPSAAQ; from the coding sequence ATGTCCCAAGTAGACCCGCAACCCGACCCTCAGCGCACCGCCCTCGACCCCGCACGGCGGCGGAGCCTGGAGAGCACGCTGTCGCAGATCGAGAAGCAGTTCGGCAAGGGCGCCATCATGCGCCTCGGCGACGACCGCTCGCTACTCGACCAGGGCGTTATCCCCACCGGCTCGATGTCCGTCGACCTCGCCCTGGGCGTCGGCGGCGTCCCCAGAGGCCGCATCATCGAGATCTACGGCCCCGAGTCCGGCGGCAAAACCACCCTCTCCTTGCACGTCATCGCCGAAGCCCAGCGCCTCGGCGGCGTCGCCGCCTTTGTCGACGCCGAGCACGCGCTCGACCCCACCTACGCTAAAGCCCTGGGCGTCGACACCGACGAACTCCTCGTCTCCCAACCCGACACCGGCGAGCAAGCTCTAGAGATCACCGAGCTCCTGGTCCGCTCCGGCGCGGTCGACGTGGTGGTGGTCGACTCGGTCGCCGCTTTGGTCCCCAGAGCCGAGATCGAGGGCGAGATGGGCGACGCCCACGTCGGTCTGCAAGCCCGGCTCATGAGCCAAGCCCTGCGCAAGCTCACCGGCGCGCTCGCCAAAAGCCGCACCACCGCCATTTTCATCAACCAGATCCGCGAAAAGATCGGCGTCATGTACGGCAACCCCGAGACCACCCCGGGGGGGCGGGCGCTCAAGTTCTACGCCTCGGTCCGTTTGGAGGTCCGCCGCAAGGGCGACGTCAAGTCGGGCGCCGACAAGGTCGGCAACCAGGTGCGGGTCAAGGTGACCAAGAACAAGGTGGCCCCGCCCTTTAAAGAAGCCGAGGTCGAGATCCTCTTCGGCAAAGGCATCGACAAGCTCGGCGACCTCATCACCATCGCCACCGACTTAGACCTCATCCAAAAGTCCGGCTCCTTTTACAAGTACGACGGCGTTACCATCGGTCAGGGCAAGGAAAAAGCCGCTAGCTACCTCCTCGACAACCCCCACCTCATCGACGCCTTGCGCCAACGCGTCGTCGCCGCCGTCCGGGGGGGGGCGGCGACGCCCAGCCTCGCGGACGCGGAGCCGAGCGCCGCGCAGTAG